A region from the Ignavibacteriota bacterium genome encodes:
- a CDS encoding cystathionine beta-synthase: MNHHENILGTIGKTPLVKLNKITRGFKGHYFAKVEFFNPGGSVKDRIGLDIIEDAEREGRLRPGGTIVESTSGNTGVGLVLAAAIKGYKCVFTLPDKMSSEKIRLLKAYGAEVIVTPTAVPHDSPESYTEVAKRIVRETPNSILANQYFNPKNPEAHYKTTGPEIWEQTGGQIDYFVGGLGTGGTVTGVGKFLKEKNPNIKVVGTDPRGSILRDVFYDKNKSQTGDGKPYKVEGIGQDWVPGVIDFDVVDAMVEVTDKEAFMMARRLTREEGMFVGGSAGTALAGALKYADRMQENEVMVILLPDTGERYLSKLYNDDWMRENGFLMPDRITVRFVLQSKPRNVQQLVAVEPNTTVRAALDLFKQHDVSQLPVIEKGRAIGTVTDNDLMSTVLENSSSLDKLVKEMMEPAFPTIGMDSPIEHAIDFLKKKDSAVLIEDNHKLAGILTRYDVIEYLAR; the protein is encoded by the coding sequence ATCAATCATCACGAAAACATCCTCGGAACAATCGGCAAAACGCCGCTTGTAAAACTGAATAAAATAACACGGGGATTCAAAGGACACTATTTTGCCAAAGTAGAATTTTTTAATCCGGGCGGTTCGGTGAAAGACCGAATCGGCTTGGACATCATTGAAGATGCGGAACGCGAGGGTCGCTTACGCCCGGGCGGAACAATCGTCGAATCAACTTCCGGCAATACGGGTGTCGGACTTGTGCTTGCTGCGGCAATCAAGGGATACAAGTGCGTCTTCACTCTCCCAGACAAAATGAGTTCGGAAAAAATCCGTTTGTTGAAAGCGTATGGTGCAGAAGTCATTGTCACACCTACTGCTGTCCCGCATGATTCGCCTGAAAGTTACACAGAAGTTGCCAAGCGTATTGTTCGTGAAACTCCCAACTCAATTCTTGCTAATCAATATTTTAATCCGAAAAACCCTGAAGCGCATTACAAAACCACCGGTCCTGAAATTTGGGAACAAACCGGCGGACAGATTGATTATTTCGTCGGCGGACTTGGAACAGGAGGAACAGTTACGGGTGTCGGAAAATTTTTGAAAGAGAAAAATCCCAACATCAAAGTCGTTGGTACAGACCCGCGCGGTTCTATATTACGGGATGTTTTTTATGACAAGAATAAAAGCCAAACAGGTGATGGAAAACCTTACAAGGTTGAGGGCATCGGTCAGGATTGGGTTCCAGGCGTTATTGATTTTGATGTCGTTGATGCGATGGTCGAGGTTACAGACAAAGAAGCGTTTATGATGGCGCGGCGATTGACGCGGGAAGAAGGAATGTTTGTCGGCGGTTCGGCGGGAACTGCGCTTGCAGGCGCTCTAAAATATGCAGACCGGATGCAAGAAAACGAAGTGATGGTAATTCTCCTTCCCGACACGGGCGAGCGGTACCTCAGCAAATTGTACAACGATGATTGGATGAGAGAGAACGGATTCCTCATGCCCGACCGAATTACGGTGCGTTTTGTGCTTCAATCGAAACCGAGAAACGTACAGCAACTCGTCGCTGTTGAACCGAATACGACTGTGCGTGCCGCTCTCGATTTATTCAAACAGCATGATGTATCTCAATTACCGGTAATTGAAAAAGGACGGGCAATCGGGACTGTGACTGATAATGACCTGATGTCAACAGTGCTTGAAAATAGTTCTTCGCTGGATAAACTTGTGAAAGAAATGATGGAACCTGCCTTCCCGACCATCGGCATGGATTCTCCAATCGAGCATGCAATAGATTTCCTGAAGAAAAAAGATTCGGCTGTACTTATTGAAGACAATCATAAGTTGGCTGGAATATTGACGCGGTATGATGTGATTGAATATCTCGCGAGATGA
- the larB gene encoding nickel pincer cofactor biosynthesis protein LarB, with amino-acid sequence MTKPELKQLLQEYKSGKLSEQQIIEKIATLRFESLGYATVDHHRSLRQGFPEVILCEGKTPQQTAEIASRIFNKQQPLLATRASLEHFKAVKRKIKHAHYHQFARIITANEPKSPEKNRGTILVISAGTSDIPVAEEAAITAHMMSNPVEKLYDVGVAGIHRLLSQSDKLSKASVIIVVAGMEGALPSVVGGLVDVPVIAVPTSIGYGASFGGVAALLGMLNSCASGVTVVNIDNGFGAGFAASLMNKPVRV; translated from the coding sequence ATGACCAAACCAGAACTCAAACAACTCCTTCAGGAATATAAAAGCGGAAAACTGAGCGAACAGCAAATCATTGAGAAGATTGCCACGCTCAGGTTTGAATCGCTCGGCTATGCTACGGTTGACCATCATCGCAGTTTGAGGCAAGGTTTTCCGGAAGTAATTTTATGTGAGGGAAAAACCCCTCAGCAAACGGCTGAGATTGCTTCACGTATTTTTAACAAACAACAACCATTGCTTGCAACCCGTGCTTCGCTTGAACATTTCAAAGCGGTGAAACGAAAAATCAAGCACGCTCATTACCATCAGTTTGCGAGAATCATCACAGCGAATGAACCGAAATCACCGGAAAAAAATCGTGGAACAATCTTGGTGATTTCTGCCGGTACTTCCGATATTCCCGTTGCGGAAGAAGCGGCAATCACCGCTCACATGATGAGCAACCCGGTTGAAAAACTGTATGATGTCGGAGTTGCGGGAATTCATCGCCTGCTTTCGCAGAGCGATAAACTTTCAAAGGCAAGCGTTATCATTGTTGTTGCTGGAATGGAAGGCGCGTTACCCAGTGTTGTCGGCGGCTTGGTTGATGTTCCTGTCATCGCCGTTCCGACTTCGATTGGCTACGGTGCGAGTTTCGGCGGCGTTGCCGCGTTACTTGGAATGTTAAACTCGTGCGCAAGCGGAGTCACCGTAGTGAACATTGACAATGGGTTTGGCGCAGGGTTTGCGGCGAGCCTGATGAATAAACCGGTTCGAGTTTAG
- a CDS encoding glycerol-3-phosphate acyltransferase — MPYIISVFLGYLLGSFPTAYLFVKQATRLDIRESGSKNVGAMNAFEVSNSKLTGTLVMLIDIVKGTLAVVFSAQLFGWQNGLAIGLSGIASIVGHNYPVWLNFRGGRGLSTTAGVMLVLSWLFVVIWCSVFAFGYKLFDDIHKANIFASVVSPLAMFLLPERLLKATLLPSITSEVAVIVSFVACVLILLRHADQIILMMRDV; from the coding sequence TTGCCATACATCATCAGCGTATTTCTTGGATATCTTCTCGGTTCGTTTCCTACTGCGTATCTGTTCGTGAAGCAGGCAACGCGGCTCGATATTCGCGAGAGTGGCAGCAAAAACGTCGGCGCGATGAACGCGTTTGAAGTTTCAAACTCGAAACTTACCGGCACGCTTGTTATGCTCATTGATATTGTGAAGGGAACGCTTGCAGTCGTTTTCAGTGCGCAGTTGTTCGGCTGGCAAAACGGATTAGCAATTGGACTTAGCGGCATCGCCTCAATCGTCGGTCATAATTATCCGGTTTGGTTGAACTTCAGAGGCGGGCGCGGACTTTCAACAACGGCGGGTGTGATGCTTGTGCTGAGTTGGTTGTTTGTCGTTATTTGGTGTTCGGTGTTTGCATTTGGTTATAAATTGTTTGATGATATTCATAAAGCGAACATCTTCGCGTCTGTCGTCAGTCCGTTGGCAATGTTCTTGCTTCCCGAACGTTTGCTGAAGGCTACTCTGCTTCCAAGCATAACTTCTGAAGTGGCAGTAATCGTTTCATTTGTAGCATGTGTGTTAATTTTACTTCGTCATGCAGACCAAATAATACTTATGATGCGAGATGTGTAG
- a CDS encoding transketolase, which yields MNKLPINELPELARQLRRDVIKMLMISKSGHSGGPLGLADIFASLYFHLMKVDPTKPTMEERDFFFLSAGHLAPIWYATLARRGYLPISELTTLRKINGRLQGHPAPAKTHGLPGIEIASGALGQGLSIGVGCALGLRLDKKPNQVYVLCGDGELNEGQIWEAMMTAGHHKVDNLICIVDRNFCQIDNRTEKVMELEPLADKWKAFNWHVLECNGNDIEQFINTVHQAKELKGKPKVILAQTFMGKGVSFMEDDYKWHGVPPSEEQGKQALSEIAPTKYGDFVQFEWEKAAVVI from the coding sequence ATGAATAAATTACCCATAAACGAATTACCGGAACTTGCGCGGCAACTGCGTCGCGATGTAATAAAGATGCTTATGATCTCCAAGTCGGGACATTCAGGCGGTCCACTTGGCTTGGCAGATATTTTTGCATCGCTCTATTTTCATTTGATGAAGGTTGACCCGACTAAGCCGACGATGGAAGAACGGGATTTCTTTTTTCTTTCTGCCGGACATCTCGCCCCGATTTGGTATGCAACACTTGCACGTCGAGGTTATTTACCGATAAGCGAACTCACAACGCTCAGAAAAATCAACGGACGATTACAGGGACATCCTGCTCCGGCAAAAACGCATGGTCTTCCGGGAATTGAGATTGCTTCAGGTGCGCTCGGTCAGGGACTTTCCATCGGAGTCGGTTGCGCGTTGGGTTTGCGTCTCGATAAGAAACCGAATCAAGTCTATGTATTATGCGGCGACGGAGAATTGAATGAAGGACAAATCTGGGAAGCGATGATGACTGCCGGACACCATAAAGTTGACAATTTGATTTGCATCGTTGACAGAAACTTCTGTCAGATTGATAATCGAACAGAAAAAGTGATGGAACTCGAACCGCTTGCCGATAAGTGGAAAGCATTCAACTGGCACGTACTTGAGTGCAACGGCAACGATATCGAACAATTCATCAACACAGTACATCAGGCGAAAGAACTGAAAGGAAAACCGAAAGTAATTCTCGCACAAACATTCATGGGCAAAGGCGTTTCGTTTATGGAAGATGATTACAAATGGCACGGTGTTCCGCCAAGCGAAGAGCAAGGGAAGCAAGCTCTTAGTGAAATCGCTCCGACAAAATATGGGGACTTTGTTCAGTTTGAGTGGGAGAAAGCCGCAGTCGTTATATAG
- a CDS encoding DUF2283 domain-containing protein, with protein sequence MKIVYNTTQDLLHIVFRESGQVRNERYNDDIVFDVDSNNKIVGMEILDASSYLDAQDIRHVKVIEEKAA encoded by the coding sequence ATGAAAATAGTTTATAACACAACACAGGATTTACTCCACATTGTTTTTCGTGAAAGCGGACAGGTGCGGAATGAACGATATAATGATGACATCGTATTCGATGTTGATTCAAATAATAAAATTGTCGGAATGGAAATTCTTGATGCGTCGAGTTACTTGGATGCACAAGATATTAGACATGTGAAAGTGATTGAAGAAAAAGCCGCGTAG
- a CDS encoding transketolase family protein produces MKYTSSDNKATRQGFGEMLVELGKENPNVVVLGADVTPSVKTDLFQKAFPERFFSVGIAEQDMIGVAAGFYLAGKIPFTAAYGEFAAGRPFDQIRQSLAYSEIPVKICASHCGITVGQDGATHESLEDIALMRSLPHMVVASPCDYHQARKMVRASVALHNPIYIRMFRDNTPVFTKADDEFQFGKADTLIDGTDVTIIACGLQVWEAICAEEILAAEGISVRLINMHTIKPLDKDAIVKAASETGAIVTAEDHQIQGGLGSAVAEVLAQTIPTPQEFVAVNDTFGESGLGHELMKKYGIDKEAIVKATRKVLERKRRHDGSK; encoded by the coding sequence ATGAAATACACATCATCAGATAACAAAGCCACCCGTCAGGGTTTTGGCGAAATGTTAGTCGAGTTGGGAAAAGAGAACCCCAATGTCGTTGTTCTTGGAGCGGATGTAACGCCCTCCGTTAAAACCGATCTATTTCAAAAAGCATTTCCGGAAAGATTTTTCAGTGTGGGAATTGCCGAGCAAGATATGATTGGCGTTGCCGCGGGATTTTATCTTGCAGGAAAAATTCCGTTCACTGCGGCGTATGGAGAATTTGCCGCAGGTCGTCCGTTTGACCAAATCAGGCAATCGCTCGCATACAGTGAAATTCCTGTGAAGATTTGTGCATCGCATTGTGGAATAACTGTCGGGCAAGACGGCGCCACGCACGAATCGCTCGAAGACATTGCACTTATGCGTTCACTGCCGCACATGGTCGTTGCTTCGCCGTGCGATTATCATCAGGCGAGAAAAATGGTTCGTGCGAGTGTCGCGTTGCACAATCCGATCTACATCAGAATGTTTCGTGATAACACTCCTGTGTTCACCAAAGCGGATGATGAGTTTCAGTTTGGCAAAGCAGACACGCTCATTGATGGAACAGATGTAACAATCATTGCGTGTGGCTTGCAAGTGTGGGAAGCAATATGTGCTGAAGAAATTCTCGCGGCAGAAGGAATCAGCGTTCGACTTATCAACATGCACACAATTAAGCCGCTCGATAAAGATGCAATTGTAAAAGCCGCATCGGAAACGGGAGCGATTGTGACAGCAGAAGACCACCAAATTCAAGGTGGACTTGGAAGCGCAGTTGCTGAAGTTCTTGCTCAAACAATCCCAACACCGCAAGAGTTTGTTGCCGTGAATGATACGTTCGGGGAATCAGGACTGGGGCATGAATTGATGAAGAAGTACGGAATTGATAAAGAGGCGATTGTCAAAGCAACCCGCAAAGTGTTGGAACGTAAACGGAGACATGACGGTTCTAAGTGA
- a CDS encoding trypsin-like peptidase domain-containing protein, with the protein MKKIFILFLVMLLPLMVGVWAGYSFGFHQAEESLSGEMQNDDAQAEAMQAFYHGENRDSINQEISNQRHNAITRSVAHASSAVVGINVTEVREYRYRDPWSQFFGEDPFFRQFFGPRTYKQEIKGLGSGFIISPDGYIITNDHVAGNASKITVTLTNKEKYDAEIIGTDPSTDVCLLKINGRDLSYIELGNSNDVIIGEWVIALGNPFGLFEISDKPTVTVGVVSATGMNINAGEGRYYRDMIQTDASINSGNSGGPLINSIGEAIGVNSVIFTPNQGSVGVGFAIPINRVKKIVDELRSHGKVERNFWTGLDIQSVDARVARYFGLDKAEGVIVSDVKRNSPAAKSGFKVGDIIVEINGEPIKNEDAVNSIVSEARVGDVWKIKVMREKELMTLQLKLERTQQ; encoded by the coding sequence ATGAAAAAAATCTTCATACTTTTTCTTGTGATGTTGTTACCGCTCATGGTCGGAGTGTGGGCGGGGTATTCTTTCGGTTTTCATCAGGCAGAGGAATCGCTTTCTGGTGAGATGCAAAATGATGATGCTCAGGCAGAAGCGATGCAGGCGTTCTATCATGGAGAAAATCGAGATAGTATCAATCAGGAAATTTCTAATCAACGGCACAACGCGATTACTCGCTCGGTTGCTCACGCAAGTTCGGCAGTTGTCGGAATCAACGTAACAGAAGTGCGCGAGTACCGTTATCGGGATCCGTGGTCTCAATTTTTCGGAGAAGACCCGTTCTTCCGTCAGTTCTTTGGTCCGAGAACATACAAGCAAGAAATTAAAGGACTCGGTTCCGGCTTCATCATTTCTCCCGACGGATATATCATCACCAACGACCACGTAGCAGGCAACGCAAGTAAAATTACTGTGACACTTACCAACAAAGAAAAGTACGATGCGGAAATCATCGGCACCGACCCTTCGACGGATGTTTGCTTGTTGAAAATTAATGGACGAGATCTGTCCTATATTGAATTGGGAAACTCGAACGATGTCATCATCGGTGAGTGGGTAATTGCCCTTGGAAATCCTTTTGGATTGTTCGAGATAAGCGACAAGCCGACAGTCACTGTCGGAGTTGTGAGCGCAACCGGGATGAACATCAACGCGGGAGAAGGACGATATTACCGCGACATGATTCAGACGGATGCTTCGATTAATTCCGGCAACAGCGGTGGTCCGCTTATCAATTCTATCGGTGAAGCCATTGGCGTGAACTCGGTGATATTCACTCCGAATCAGGGAAGCGTCGGCGTTGGGTTTGCCATTCCGATTAACCGGGTGAAGAAAATTGTTGATGAACTTCGTTCGCACGGAAAAGTTGAACGGAACTTCTGGACGGGGTTGGATATTCAATCGGTTGATGCGCGGGTTGCGCGATATTTTGGATTGGACAAAGCGGAAGGTGTGATTGTCAGCGATGTGAAGCGTAACAGTCCTGCGGCAAAATCAGGTTTCAAAGTTGGTGACATCATAGTAGAAATCAATGGTGAGCCAATAAAAAATGAGGATGCAGTAAACAGTATTGTCAGCGAGGCGCGTGTTGGCGATGTTTGGAAAATAAAAGTCATGCGTGAAAAAGAATTGATGACCTTACAATTGAAATTGGAACGAACCCAGCAATGA
- a CDS encoding adenylosuccinate lyase — protein sequence MIERYTRKEMGAIWSEENKFRIWLEIELLACEAQAELGVIPKDAVKMIREKASFDVERIDEIERTVNHDVIAFLTNVGEYVGAESRFIHLGMTSSDVLDTALAVQMKQSGDLLLNDLKKLSEILARRSKEFKYTIMVGRTHGIHAEPTTFGLKLALWFDETQRNIKRLERAIEAVSFGQISGAVGTYEHLDPFVEEYVCGKLGLKPAPISTQILQRDNHAEFLTSIALIGSSLEKFATEIRHLQKTEVLEAEEYFSKGQKGSSAMPHKRNPITCERVAGLARVLRGNAHAAMENISLWHERDITHSSVERIVVPDSCILLDYMLAQFIKIIDNLLIYPENMLKNLELTNGLIFSQSVLLALAKKGMKREDAYAAVQKAAMEVWQSKRNFKEVLKEDETIRAVLNEQELDELFDLKKSMKSVEYIFERVGL from the coding sequence ATGATTGAGCGATACACGCGGAAAGAAATGGGGGCGATTTGGTCGGAAGAAAATAAATTCCGCATCTGGTTAGAAATTGAATTGCTCGCGTGTGAAGCACAGGCAGAACTCGGAGTGATTCCGAAAGACGCCGTCAAGATGATTCGGGAGAAAGCATCGTTCGATGTTGAACGGATTGATGAGATTGAGCGAACGGTTAACCATGATGTGATTGCATTTCTCACCAATGTTGGAGAATATGTCGGAGCGGAGTCGCGTTTCATTCATCTCGGAATGACATCGAGCGACGTACTCGATACCGCACTTGCTGTTCAGATGAAACAATCGGGCGACTTGTTGTTGAACGATTTGAAAAAACTTTCTGAGATTCTTGCTCGCCGTTCAAAAGAATTCAAATACACAATCATGGTTGGAAGAACTCATGGCATTCATGCCGAGCCGACGACATTCGGATTGAAACTCGCTCTCTGGTTTGATGAAACACAACGTAATATCAAACGACTCGAACGGGCAATCGAAGCAGTTTCGTTCGGACAAATTTCCGGAGCCGTTGGAACGTACGAACATCTTGACCCGTTTGTTGAGGAATATGTTTGCGGGAAACTTGGATTGAAACCCGCTCCAATTTCAACACAGATCCTGCAAAGAGATAATCACGCAGAGTTTCTGACATCCATTGCACTAATTGGAAGTTCGCTCGAAAAGTTTGCGACGGAAATCAGGCATCTCCAAAAAACGGAAGTGCTGGAAGCGGAAGAATATTTTTCCAAAGGACAGAAAGGTTCATCTGCGATGCCGCACAAGCGTAATCCGATTACGTGCGAGCGTGTTGCCGGACTTGCCCGCGTACTTCGCGGCAACGCACACGCGGCGATGGAAAATATTTCTCTCTGGCACGAACGGGATATCACTCATTCCTCCGTCGAACGCATCGTCGTTCCCGATAGTTGCATTTTGCTTGATTACATGCTTGCTCAGTTCATCAAGATTATTGATAATCTTCTCATCTATCCTGAAAATATGCTCAAGAATCTTGAACTGACGAACGGTTTGATTTTCTCACAATCGGTTTTGCTCGCGTTAGCAAAGAAAGGAATGAAAAGGGAAGATGCGTACGCCGCAGTTCAAAAAGCGGCGATGGAAGTTTGGCAAAGTAAACGGAACTTCAAAGAGGTGTTGAAAGAGGATGAAACAATTCGAGCGGTTCTAAACGAGCAAGAATTGGATGAGTTGTTTGATTTGAAAAAATCAATGAAGAGTGTTGAATATATTTTTGAGAGAGTCGGTTTATGA
- a CDS encoding type II toxin-antitoxin system HicB family antitoxin, whose translation MKTGNGLHNFTLEYWKDKTWYVGRLKEVPGVFSQGKTLTELKENIQDAYKMMLEETELFIPSQTVRTTVVGVAV comes from the coding sequence ATGAAAACAGGAAACGGTCTTCACAATTTCACACTTGAGTATTGGAAAGATAAAACATGGTATGTCGGAAGGTTAAAAGAAGTGCCGGGAGTTTTCAGCCAGGGGAAAACGTTGACGGAATTGAAGGAGAATATTCAAGACGCGTACAAAATGATGCTTGAAGAGACTGAATTGTTTATTCCGAGTCAGACAGTACGAACGACAGTGGTCGGTGTGGCAGTGTGA
- a CDS encoding type II toxin-antitoxin system HicA family toxin: MKRREFIKELEKHGCILKRHGSRHDIYYNPTLHKSAPVPRHQELADSLCTLIRRQLGINDKL; the protein is encoded by the coding sequence GTGAAACGTCGTGAATTCATCAAGGAATTAGAAAAACATGGATGCATTCTTAAGCGACATGGTTCGAGACACGATATTTATTACAATCCGACATTGCATAAAAGCGCGCCGGTTCCTCGTCATCAAGAACTTGCCGACTCGCTCTGTACATTGATTCGCAGGCAACTTGGTATCAACGACAAACTATGA
- a CDS encoding aldehyde dehydrogenase family protein: MTKNYQNFINGKWQDAKSGKTFENRNPANWSELVGTFPKSGKEDVEEAVKAARIAFEKWRLVPAPKRGDILKRVGDIMVARKDEIATLMTREMGKVLTETRGDVQEGIDTAYYAASEGRRLFGHTVPSELPNKFNMALRVPIGVAGIVTPWNFPMAIPTWKIFPALLCGNTVVFKPASDTPATATVLVEILMEAGIPEGVVNIVHGGGGEVGMGIVSHPEVDLVSFTGSTGIGIKISEVASQTLKRVSLELGGKNAQIVMDDADLHLALDGVLWGAFGTTGQRCTATSRLILHEKIHDKFLAMLVERTNKLRLGDGLLPTTDVGPCVNEGQRNTVKSYVEIGLKEGAKLAAGGDIGKGGDLDKGWFHQPTIFSDVTPEMRIAKEEIFGPVLSVLKIKSLDEGINVLNNTIYGLSSSVYTNDVNGAFRAIRDIKAGITYINAPTIGAEAHMPFGGVKQTGNGHREGGWTVFEFFSEWKTVYVDYSGGLQRAQIDA, encoded by the coding sequence ATGACAAAGAACTACCAAAATTTTATTAACGGAAAATGGCAAGATGCCAAATCAGGAAAAACATTTGAAAACAGAAATCCCGCGAACTGGAGCGAGTTAGTAGGCACGTTTCCGAAATCGGGAAAGGAAGATGTTGAAGAAGCGGTGAAGGCGGCGCGCATTGCGTTCGAGAAATGGCGGCTTGTACCTGCGCCGAAGCGGGGAGATATTCTCAAACGAGTCGGTGACATTATGGTCGCACGCAAAGATGAAATTGCAACGCTCATGACACGCGAGATGGGAAAAGTTCTCACCGAAACGCGCGGCGATGTGCAGGAAGGAATTGATACTGCCTACTATGCCGCATCCGAGGGACGACGGTTATTCGGTCATACAGTTCCGTCTGAGTTGCCGAATAAATTTAACATGGCGCTTCGTGTTCCGATTGGTGTTGCGGGAATTGTAACGCCGTGGAACTTCCCGATGGCAATTCCGACATGGAAGATTTTTCCCGCGTTGCTTTGTGGAAACACGGTTGTGTTCAAACCTGCATCCGATACGCCTGCAACAGCAACAGTGCTTGTAGAGATTTTAATGGAAGCCGGAATTCCCGAAGGAGTTGTGAATATCGTTCATGGCGGCGGCGGAGAAGTCGGGATGGGAATTGTCAGCCATCCTGAAGTTGACCTTGTGAGTTTTACCGGCTCGACTGGCATCGGTATAAAGATTTCCGAAGTTGCAAGTCAAACATTGAAACGTGTCTCACTTGAACTTGGCGGGAAGAATGCACAGATTGTTATGGATGATGCTGACTTACATCTTGCACTTGATGGCGTGTTGTGGGGCGCGTTCGGAACGACGGGACAACGTTGCACGGCAACGAGTCGTTTAATCCTGCACGAGAAAATTCATGACAAGTTTTTAGCAATGCTTGTCGAGCGAACGAACAAACTTCGTCTTGGTGACGGATTGCTACCGACAACGGATGTCGGTCCGTGCGTGAACGAAGGACAACGAAACACCGTGAAGAGTTATGTTGAAATCGGATTGAAGGAAGGGGCGAAACTTGCCGCCGGTGGCGACATTGGAAAAGGTGGTGACCTTGACAAAGGTTGGTTCCATCAACCAACTATCTTCTCTGATGTAACTCCTGAGATGCGAATTGCGAAGGAAGAAATTTTCGGGCCCGTGCTTTCGGTTCTCAAAATCAAATCACTTGATGAAGGTATCAATGTTTTGAACAATACGATTTACGGATTGTCTTCTTCAGTTTACACGAACGATGTGAACGGAGCGTTCAGAGCAATCCGCGATATCAAAGCCGGAATCACCTACATCAACGCGCCAACCATCGGCGCGGAGGCGCACATGCCATTCGGCGGAGTGAAACAAACGGGCAACGGTCACCGCGAAGGCGGCTGGACGGTGTTCGAGTTCTTCTCCGAATGGAAGACCGTCTATGTGGATTATAGCGGCGGGTTGCAACGCGCACAAATTGATGCATAA
- a CDS encoding L-lysine 6-transaminase has protein sequence MSHHINPNNVHSTIGQHMLVDDLGFIVDLKRSEGAWIYDSLGNRKLLDFFTFVASMPIGLNHPKMMTPEFKEKITNVAMNKLTNSDVYCVEMAEFVDAFGKIAMPDYLPYVFFVEGGALGVENALKAAFDWKIQKNFAKGYKEERGTKVIHFQQAFHGRTGYTMSLTNTDPTKTRLYPKFQWPRIVNPVMKFPLNEENLKAVVQLEQTALNQIKQAITEHKDDIASIILEPIQGEGGDNQFRKEFFVELRRIADENEIILIFDEVQTGIGLTGKMWAHQHYVNPDMMSFGKKTQVCGFMSSKRIDEVPDNVFKVASRLNSTWGGSLIDMVRSQRYLEIIKEENLVEHARIMGEYLQKNLQQLQQEFPSLVSNARGVGLFCAFDLPDGTKRNEFRKKAYEKGLVILGSGNCSIRFRPPLNIKQEEVDTGVKMIRESLQEMK, from the coding sequence ATGTCTCATCATATTAATCCGAATAACGTTCACTCAACCATCGGTCAACACATGCTCGTTGACGATTTGGGATTTATTGTTGACCTCAAGCGAAGCGAAGGCGCGTGGATTTACGACTCACTCGGGAACAGAAAATTATTAGACTTCTTTACATTCGTAGCATCCATGCCGATTGGTTTGAATCATCCGAAGATGATGACTCCGGAATTCAAAGAGAAGATAACGAATGTTGCAATGAACAAGTTGACAAACTCCGATGTATATTGCGTCGAGATGGCGGAGTTTGTGGATGCGTTCGGCAAGATTGCAATGCCTGATTATTTGCCATACGTGTTTTTCGTTGAAGGGGGTGCGCTTGGTGTCGAGAACGCTCTCAAAGCCGCGTTCGATTGGAAGATTCAAAAGAACTTCGCGAAAGGCTACAAAGAAGAACGCGGAACGAAAGTGATTCACTTTCAACAGGCGTTTCACGGGCGCACAGGTTACACAATGTCGTTGACGAATACTGACCCGACGAAAACTCGACTGTATCCGAAATTTCAATGGCCCCGCATCGTCAATCCTGTCATGAAGTTCCCGCTCAATGAAGAAAATCTGAAAGCGGTTGTTCAACTTGAGCAGACTGCGCTCAATCAAATCAAGCAAGCGATTACTGAACATAAAGATGACATTGCCTCAATCATTCTTGAACCGATTCAAGGTGAAGGGGGTGATAATCAATTCCGCAAAGAGTTCTTCGTCGAGTTACGAAGAATTGCCGATGAAAATGAAATCATTCTCATTTTCGATGAAGTCCAGACGGGAATCGGTTTGACCGGAAAGATGTGGGCGCACCAGCACTATGTTAATCCCGACATGATGAGTTTCGGGAAGAAGACGCAAGTGTGCGGTTTCATGTCGAGCAAACGGATTGATGAAGTGCCGGACAATGTCTTCAAAGTTGCAAGCCGGTTGAATTCAACGTGGGGAGGAAGTTTGATTGACATGGTTCGTTCTCAACGGTATCTGGAAATTATCAAAGAAGAAAATCTGGTCGAACATGCTCGGATAATGGGAGAGTATCTCCAAAAGAACTTGCAACAATTGCAACAGGAGTTTCCGTCGCTCGTCAGTAACGCACGCGGGGTCGGTTTGTTCTGTGCATTTGATTTACCTGATGGAACAAAACGGAATGAGTTCAGGAAGAAAGCATATGAGAAAGGCTTGGTCATTCTCGGAAGCGGCAACTGCTCGATTCGATTCCGCCCGCCGCTCAACATCAAACAGGAAGAAGTTGATACAGGCGTGAAGATGATTCGGGAATCACTGCAAGAGATGAAGTAA